In Helianthus annuus cultivar XRQ/B chromosome 3, HanXRQr2.0-SUNRISE, whole genome shotgun sequence, a single window of DNA contains:
- the LOC110932062 gene encoding uncharacterized protein LOC110932062, producing the protein MTSVTITDNANNRTEPCTPLPGSHNDINIIHHLPLFNDMINGVKPKGAFFVNDVEYMHGYYLVDGIYPEWAVFMKSLSKDGTLDLKRVKFNKVQMAARKDIKRTFGVLKKRWRILSMACRLYQKDQIRNVMYACIILHNMILEDECRAIVEYYPEETQSINEDISDEQRTQNQNLIKSRQINANLRADFVI; encoded by the exons ATGACTTCGGTTACGATTACGGATAATGCTAATAATCGAACCGAACCATGCACACCCCTACCAGGTTCACATAACGATATAAACATTATTCATCACTTGCCCCTTTTCAATGATATGATAAATGGTGTTAAACCTAAAGGAGCATTTTTTGTAAATGATGTTGAATACATGCATGGGTACTATCTTGTTGATGGAATTTACCCTGAGTGGGCTGTTTTTATGAAATCTCTTTCAAAAGATGGAACCCTAGATCTGAAAAGAGTAAAGTTTAACAAAGTTCAGATGGCGGCACGCAAAGACATCAAGCGAACATTtggtgttttgaagaaaaggtggcgcATTTTGAGCATGGCTTGTCGATTGTATCAAAAAGATCAAATAAGAAACGTGATGTACGCGTGCATCATTCTACACAACATGATTTTAGAGGATGAATGCCGGGCAATAGTTGAATATTATCCCGAGGAGACCCAATCAATTAACGAAGACATTAGTGATGAACAGAGAACGCAAAACCAAAATCTAATCAAGTCACGGCAAATAAATGCAAATCTTCGAGCTGATTTTG ttatttaa